In one Novosphingopyxis iocasae genomic region, the following are encoded:
- a CDS encoding glycine zipper 2TM domain-containing protein, translating into MKTAILAAAAALTMAVPAPDLGPVTQGAALHADQGRHLGHYKKHRKWQRERAREQRRYYAQQDRAYERQLSRNDRIWRGDDGRYRCRRADGTAGLVIGGALGAIAGSEVAGRQNRTIGAIIGAVGGGLLGRQIDRGGLRCR; encoded by the coding sequence ATGAAAACTGCAATTCTTGCCGCAGCCGCTGCGCTGACCATGGCCGTCCCCGCGCCCGATCTGGGCCCGGTTACCCAGGGTGCCGCACTGCATGCCGATCAGGGCCGCCATCTCGGCCACTACAAGAAGCATCGCAAGTGGCAGCGCGAGCGCGCCCGCGAACAGCGCCGTTATTACGCCCAGCAGGACCGCGCCTATGAGCGTCAGCTGAGCCGCAACGATCGCATCTGGCGCGGCGACGATGGCCGTTATCGCTGCCGCCGTGCGGACGGCACCGCAGGTCTCGTCATCGGCGGCGCGCTGGGCGCGATTGCCGGCTCCGAAGTCGCGGGCAGGCAGAACCGCACCATAGGCGCGATTATCGGCGCAGTGGGCGGCGGCCTTCTGGGTCGTCAGATCGACCGCGGGGGCTTGCGCTGCCGCTAA
- a CDS encoding GNAT family N-acetyltransferase, with translation MLNGPLLVTQRLILRPPAAEDFEAVVGFYSEPETMEHLGGVKPRSEVWRAWCCMAGSWHINGFGMFSLIERATGRWIGRAGPWRPADWPVDEVGWGVARDFAGKGYAREAAVAAIDYAFDVLGWDAVHHVIAPKNAASIKLAERLGSRLEGPTRMPAPFGDKEVQSWGQTREEWRTRKN, from the coding sequence ATGTTGAACGGTCCCCTGCTCGTTACCCAGCGGCTGATCCTGCGCCCGCCCGCAGCGGAGGATTTCGAGGCGGTGGTCGGCTTCTATTCCGAGCCCGAGACGATGGAACATCTGGGCGGCGTGAAGCCGCGTTCCGAGGTCTGGCGCGCCTGGTGCTGTATGGCGGGCAGCTGGCATATCAATGGCTTTGGCATGTTCTCCCTGATCGAGCGCGCCACCGGCCGCTGGATCGGCCGCGCGGGCCCCTGGCGCCCCGCAGACTGGCCGGTCGACGAGGTGGGCTGGGGCGTCGCGCGCGATTTCGCGGGCAAGGGTTATGCGCGCGAGGCCGCGGTGGCGGCGATCGATTACGCCTTCGACGTGCTCGGCTGGGACGCGGTGCACCATGTCATCGCGCCGAAAAACGCGGCTTCGATCAAGCTTGCCGAAAGGCTCGGATCGCGCCTCGAAGGCCCGACGCGCATGCCCGCGCCCTTTGGCGACAAAGAGGTGCAGAGCTGGGGTCAGACCCGCGAGGAGTGGCGCACGCGCAAAAACTAG
- a CDS encoding DMT family transporter, with translation MAERPILPFLAACLGIGCFSLMDALMKQLVLTIGVYDAMLWRSLAALAMLLPLYLILRRRQRPTRAAMRLHLRRSLVLLPMALSFFWALGRLPLAEAIALSFIAPVIALYLAALLLGETIGRSAIIASALGLLGVAVIVGGRLSGDYNADALLGAGAVLFSACLFAYNLILARRQAQIAGPMEIAFVMGALIAGYYALAAPWLASVPDAPAWPAILGAAALSSVSLLLLSWAYARAEAQVLIPVEYTAFLWASLFGWLFFAEAPGWPVLAGAVLIVTGSLIAARAKPKLVQTVEIDAV, from the coding sequence ATGGCCGAGCGTCCGATCCTGCCCTTTCTCGCCGCCTGCCTTGGTATCGGCTGCTTCTCGCTGATGGACGCGCTGATGAAGCAGCTGGTGCTGACCATCGGAGTATACGACGCGATGCTATGGCGCTCGCTCGCCGCGCTGGCGATGCTGTTGCCGCTATACCTAATCCTGCGCCGCCGACAGCGGCCCACGCGCGCGGCGATGCGGCTGCATCTGCGCCGCTCGCTCGTCCTCCTGCCCATGGCACTCAGTTTCTTTTGGGCGCTGGGGCGCCTGCCTCTGGCGGAGGCGATCGCGCTCAGCTTCATCGCGCCGGTGATAGCGCTGTACCTAGCGGCGTTGCTGTTGGGCGAGACGATCGGGCGCAGCGCGATCATCGCATCCGCACTGGGCCTTCTGGGCGTGGCGGTGATCGTCGGCGGACGGCTGAGCGGAGATTATAACGCGGACGCGCTGCTGGGCGCGGGGGCGGTGCTCTTTTCGGCCTGCCTGTTCGCCTACAACCTCATCCTCGCCCGGCGGCAGGCGCAGATTGCGGGGCCGATGGAGATCGCGTTCGTGATGGGCGCGCTGATCGCGGGCTATTATGCACTCGCCGCGCCATGGCTCGCCTCCGTTCCGGATGCACCGGCTTGGCCCGCGATCCTGGGCGCGGCGGCGCTATCCTCGGTGTCCCTCCTGCTGCTCAGCTGGGCCTATGCGCGGGCCGAGGCGCAGGTACTGATCCCGGTGGAATATACCGCGTTTCTGTGGGCGAGCCTGTTCGGCTGGCTGTTCTTCGCCGAAGCGCCCGGCTGGCCCGTGCTGGCGGGCGCGGTGCTGATCGTTACCGGCAGCCTCATCGCTGCGCGGGCGAAGCCGAAGCTGGTGCAGACGGTGGAGATCGACGCGGTCTGA